In the genome of Crassostrea angulata isolate pt1a10 chromosome 6, ASM2561291v2, whole genome shotgun sequence, the window agacaggcctacgtcacattgctgttttcacaactacccaaagtccaagctcatattaaaatggttctatatatttattatcaGATAAGAATGAGAACAGATTTTATatgaatgaaacaaaaattaatataacaaCATATGCAATTCAAACACCAGTCAGATCTAGATTGGCTGTTCGTTCGCTCTAAAACGCCTTAGCCCTTGACGCTGTTCGCTCTAGTTTTCGTTTGCCCAAGGTCCGTCGCTCTTGACGCAGTTTGCACTGTGTCCATTCGCCTTaattttatataggattaattaatttaaataattttgtgtattctagtcaatttaaacattttgaaagatacatatataattaatgaaaacaataccgCCCTTTCTACTTCTACATAATGATCACCATGGTTGACAGTTGTTTAATACAGCTACATGTTCTAATTCCGTATATATCTCATTTAAAGATCAAAGGATTGTGTTATGTAAATTCTTTAAAGATAGAATAGGTGATAATCATCTGCTACATGTAAGCTTCTGAATGAGCCAATTTGAGTCTCAAATTCTTTGATTGTTTAAAAACACCAAGCgaatcattataaaaacaagaagACAGTTATCGGCAATGTAAGGCAATAAAATGTTACAATTAACGTATACCAATTACGTCATTTTTGATGAAGGAAAAACATTATATATGAATGattaataaaagttaacaagttttaagttaaaagtaaatgaaataaattataatattgtttatttataaacaaggagCGAACAAGGTTTAAGGCGAACAATTATTTGGGCGAACGATAATTAGAGCGAAGGGACCTAGAGGAAACGGACTAAGGCGAACATGTGGATAGGGCAAACGCACCCGATACCATCATGATCATACCATGGTATCTGGTACCATATCTCTTGTCGAGATTCAGTATGGATAGGACATTTCTACTTGCTCTTATCCAGTGTTGTCATTCTGACTTCATCGCTGATCAGACAGTGTATGCTTAAGTCCAAATAGCGCAGTTCGATGTAAACAAGATTACAGATACAAGTCTATTTATATGagtctactacatgtatttcttttttcttagcTTGGCAGAGAGTCAAACAGTCAAAGAACATGTGATTGCCCTACTAGATCGTCACCGCGTTATCTATGGAGATCTCATCTTGACTTCTTTTGATGATGTGTTTTTACAAGAGAATGTTAAATCTGTTTCACTTTGTGACACAGAGTGCAATGCTGAAAAAAAGGTAAGTAGTATTATGAGATTAATCCGAATTTCTTTTTAGATTTTAGCAGAATAACCTTGAATAATACAACatattttaacacattttgaagtaaaatttcaaacactaCGCAAGATCAATAAGTTATGTAAATGACTAAAATGAGTGATATTTAAACCATTTAAAAGTATGAGCCTGTCCTATGATATCACGGTAGTTAAATCATTTTGTCGAAAAACTTTTCCAGAAACTAATGTTATTGTGAGATTCCTCTATTTTATACCTCAGTGATGTTAAGCGTGCCTCTGTTTATTATGTCTAAAAATATCTTGACGTCAATGTCAATTTCAGAGCGTGCTACTATAGGTAAACAGATATACCGCGATACCATAGAACCCGTGATATGATAGGAAACGATgtcttaattcatttttaaattgtcttGTTATTCATCCATGTAATCCATCCTCTTAATTTTTCGCAAATGTTAATAGCAAATCTGCCTGGTTTCGGGTAACCTGATGATGCATGTTTATCGACTGAATGAAGATGGACCAGGAACTGAAGAGCTGGATGATGAGGAGGATATGGCAGCTGCTCATCATTGGCTCCTGCCTGCCTCAGATTTCAGTGGATTATGGGAGAGTTTGATTTATGATGAGGATATCAAACGAGGGGTTTGTAGATGATACTAAGTAACTGCTTTTCAAAAGCTTTctcattacattttttgaaagccGTAGATGATAAGCATTGTAACTCATATGAACAACTAAAGATATTAGaaaataatctttttaattttttcttaaatctcgtcaactttttatcacatgtttatacatgtagtagtagtAATAAAAGGTTTCTGTTTTGTAGCTTTTGAATTATGCATCAACAACTCTGCTGTTTTCTGACAAAGCTGTCAACAATAACATCATATCATGGAACAAAGTTATTCTCCTACATGGTTAGTGGAAacattttctccaaaatttacatttattctaATTAAGCACATGCAGTTTGAATCTTTTTAACAAGAAAAAGCATCTGGATCCAAACCTGCAATTGCTTTAGGTTTTTATCTTTGATATTCttgtaaatgttttgtaaaacatACAGAAATGTGCTGAATTGTGTTTCTTCAGGACCTCCTGGGACAGGAAAAACTTCTTTGTGTAAAGCCCTGGCCCAGAAATTAGTGATCAGGTTGTCAGACAGGTACTCTTATGGCCAGCTTATTGAAATCAACAGTCACAGTCTCTTCTCCAAGTGGTTTTCGGAGGTAATTACATTATATCTGAGTGTAATAAAAGAAAAGTTTCTTGGAATGTTCAAGATTACCATGaatattcaaaaattaatcaGAGTGTTGTGGTTCTGTGATATTTCAAGGTGTCAGAGAACATTCTAtctataaacatgtattaatatcTTGCTTGTAGAGTGGAAAGTTGGTGATGAAAATGTTTCAGAAAATCCAGGAGTTGATTGATGACCAGGATGCTCTGGTGTTTGTGTTAATAGATGAAGTAAGATTTGTACATATTTAGTAGCTCATTAATTCTCAGTGCAAGGCTTTTAATCATATTTGCTAATTTGAGGAAAAGAAATTGATGGCAGCATGTTTTTTAGGTAGAAAGTCTgactgctgcaagaaaaagcaCTATGTCGGGGAGTGAGCCGTCAGATGCTATCAGGGTGGTGAACGCACTGCTTACTCAGCTCGATCAGATCAAAAGGTGGTGTATTCTAGATAAGTGCGTCTGAAATTAGCTACAACTTTGTGTTTCGATTTCATTTAGTCCACTAAGTTCTATCTAATTCATTCAGCCAAATACTATTTAGattacaatgtaaaaaattacaGAATCTAATTACTGTAAGGCATCATCTCAAGCCAGGGTTCGGAGTCTGCATAGCTTTCTCCTACCATTTTCTAAATgaacaaataaagttttttaaGCTTAACATTCATGAGCCATATGTGAGAGTTCTGTCaagtttaaacaaatgtttgtattctttaTGCTGTTTGCCGTATTGACTGCATCAgcaaataaacatgttttatttaggACAGAATTGGATATTAAAAGGTTACGTCAAAATCTAATCTTTAAGTATACTTTATCAATGATACTCTCTTCTCATGCAACCAATGCTAGATGGGAGGAATTCAGTGTAATAGCTGTCATTCAGAATGATGAAtctatatttaaaatgtataaaaattataacaattgTTTACTCTGATCATGGTACACCATCAAAAGATGCTTGTGTATTTGCCTTTTTCAgaattcatatggggttttggCCAGAATGTGATTGCTTAGAATTTGCCACTAATgtaataaagtacatgtattactttatgaaaaaaaatgtactgtGAAATAAGTAACAAGTAATTTACTCAGTCTTCTGCCTTGATTAACAGATACCCTAATGTGATGATACTGACTACCTCCAATGTGACAGGTGCTATTGACCTGGCATTTGTGGACAGAGCAGACATTAAGCAGTATATTGGACCACCATCCCCAGCTGCCATATTCAAAATCTACCACTCGTGTATTATAGAACTTATGAGAGTAAGAATAATCGAAGCACCAAAATTTCTTACATTTGTCAAATATTAAGTTGGTGTAGACATAAATCAagagatttttttattaatgtgtCAATTATGTTATCGGTAATTTTGATTTAAGGACAAACATTTGTTGACCTGTTGTCCAAATGtgtgaaattcattttaaaCGTGTACCATTAGGTTGGAATCATCTCCCCTGCACAGCAATTGTTTGATTTACGTACACTGGAAGTCATGAagttcattgaaaaaaatgttaccaGGCTTAGTTTGCAACTGCGAGACATAGCAATGTGAGTATAGACTGCCATTTTGAATTGAAATGCATACTTTTACTTATAACGAGGAACAGTATCTCAATtaattaacattgttttgtaattattatattacaatGGACCATgacataaacatttttaatacttGTTTTTCTgatttggtttttgttttaggCAGAGTCATGGATTAAGTGGAAGGACTCTTAGAAAGCTCCCTTTTATTGCCCATGCTCTCTTTGTTCAGGTATTTAACAAAACAGCTTCCATGTATATACAATCATGAAAATCATTAACTTGccaaaatttaatacatttatattttgctGAAATGTGCTGATAAATTTACTTTAATATCAACAATACCAACAATTTTACCACAagtcaaatgttttaaatgcatATTGTTTTGAAGTTGAAGTTGTGTTGTCAGACACACAAAAGAAGGAAAAGATTGTGCAACTTTGTTTATTCAATCTTTTAACCTTAGTTTGCAGCAAATATTCTTGAAAATTAGACTGAtacagaaaaataacaataatttattacctgtatacatgtttatgcaattttgaaaaatgactaAATCCATGTGTCTATAGTAACAGAATCTGTTTGACATGGctgcattgaaaaatatatttttcagagACCATCTGTCACTCTTGAGGAATTTTTGGATGGACTGAAAAAAGCAGTAGAAAGGCAGTTCAAAGAGAGAAGTGACTTATCTAATGACTGAGGAATTTGTTAAGAATCATGCCAAATTTACTGAACTCTTTTGTTACTGTGATAAAAATCTTCATGGTTTGATGATATTTATTATGTTCATTATTCCAGACACGGTAAATAATGTTCATTGTGACAGTGCTacataataattgtttattacataaaataaGTCAAAATGTATttggtattttgtttttgttttttttcataagcaAATCTTAAAGTAAAGTAAACCATTTGATATAGtgacatgtttatcttttacgATTGAATAGTTGATTACATAAATCAAACACATTGCCCTTTGGACCTATAAGTCACTGTTAAcactaattaaaaaaattaatgcatgaGTAAGGATTTACTTTGTCTTAATTTAATAAATGCAGAATGTATAAAATTTGCAGTTTACTAATGATAGTTTGAAATAGGTTGTcttcagatacatgtaaatatgaattatttggAAAATTAACACTTGATAAAGTTCACTTCTGAGATTGTTATTTAGAGTACAGTCTAGAAGAAAGTGGAATTCGTCCTATATTTAGTAAatctaaatgtacatttaaaatggattagataaaaaataattatccaaCTTTCAACCCAGTGTGGCAAAGAGAGTGACAGTAGGGGTGTATCAATATTTTACAGCATAGATTGTTATCTTCTAATATGCATTGATTCTGAAGTTTCATTCAGTTGTCCTAATTAGAAGAGAATTTCAATAGAAACTCAAATAATGATGTGAACCTTTGCAATTAGAGAGCTTGTTAATCTAATCAACCCAAACTATGTAAAGAatgtattttatgatttatacgTTTCACAGTACCGGTAGTTCCTTAGCGATTTATTATCAACATTTAATTAACAATGtcaatacatacattttttacacagtaaaaaattacttttatctgttaaaaataccaaataaataaacaaactgtaCAAAGGTTTTctgatatatacaattttttttataaaataattatcaaaaacatcattcaaatgattgtttaattcaacatgcaattttcgcaaaaatttttttttttaaaatgccacATAAAAACCATTTGACCCAGTTCACTAAAGTCTTGGGGAATTCAAAAATTCGGCACATTAATCTAATTTGAGAAAATTTTGATGGAAGAATGGCCACATTGATATTTATACATTTGTCTGAAGTTGCACGAATATTGCATACTATATGTAGCGAGTTCAAATAAAAAGTGTTTGAAAAAAGCAATGGACCTTGCAAAATCCTTGAAATGATGTATAAATATGCTAATTCTCTAACAATGACTTTTTAATGTTTTGGGGACTCAAGGCGACACTAGGCTCCTAGCCTGCAACTGGTGTCCCCTCATTCAATTTTTGGATCCGCCCATTATATAGTATTTGTTTGCGAAATAGTTAATGTACGAGTTAACTCTTTCATAGCAAGTGCGAGAATATAGTTCTGTTTTATATTTACTATCTTAAAGAAATTACAAATTCTTACAATAAATATTATccaaatttttgtttcaattaattattttgtttttatctttaattaagATATTGATTAGCTTTGGTaatataaattttgacattATGGCGCTCTGGCGGATTAATATAGTTGATACTGTCACCTTGGAACCAAAATGGCCGGCATAtactattttcaaaaattataatgtaaaaCCACATAAATTACTTTTGACTTAATGGGTCGCTTCATCAATTAAACAGAATGTAAGTAAATTCCATTATATGTAAACTGTAACTTAAGCATTCTACCACATAGATAAATTTTTACTGGATTAAGGAATTAATCGACATGTGGGTTATACGTGTAAACGAGGACTGCCTTATTTACACTTTCTCGGTGTTATCTTATTAGTCATTAATGATAAAGTTTAGGTTAAAGTGTCACGTCTCAAATGGTTTTATATCTCATAGTTCATTTCTGATTGTATCATACATGTCTGGGTATCGAAATATTAAAGGCCTAAATatgataaatgtattttgaggtgtgtaatataaaatgtttacattacttATAGCCCATTCAGTGTTGCTTATTAAACATATGGTATAAATTGCAATACAATTAGTTAAGTATTTAACCATATGAAAAAGGTATTAAGATTGTATGGCATTTGTAAAGACATGCATTTTTAACAGTTTCTTAATTGTTTGTAGGTGAAGTGacaaatttgaaggaaatcttTCAAACATGTCCAGAGAATTGTTTCGAACGCAATATCGACAAATCAGCCGAAAGAATGGTTGGACATGCCCACCTCACCCTCTGCAGGGCGTTGCATGGTTCTTT includes:
- the LOC128189133 gene encoding pachytene checkpoint protein 2 homolog codes for the protein MGDISVNGLGSVLPKGDTEEKYHVEICLKPTSLAESQTVKEHVIALLDRHRVIYGDLILTSFDDVFLQENVKSVSLCDTECNAEKKQICLVSGNLMMHVYRLNEDGPGTEELDDEEDMAAAHHWLLPASDFSGLWESLIYDEDIKRGLLNYASTTLLFSDKAVNNNIISWNKVILLHGPPGTGKTSLCKALAQKLVIRLSDRYSYGQLIEINSHSLFSKWFSESGKLVMKMFQKIQELIDDQDALVFVLIDEVESLTAARKSTMSGSEPSDAIRVVNALLTQLDQIKRYPNVMILTTSNVTGAIDLAFVDRADIKQYIGPPSPAAIFKIYHSCIIELMRVGIISPAQQLFDLRTLEVMKFIEKNVTRLSLQLRDIAMQSHGLSGRTLRKLPFIAHALFVQRPSVTLEEFLDGLKKAVERQFKERSDLSND